Proteins encoded together in one Coffea arabica cultivar ET-39 chromosome 2c, Coffea Arabica ET-39 HiFi, whole genome shotgun sequence window:
- the LOC113724161 gene encoding cytochrome P450 71B24-like, translated as MAEDDIEKLLYFKTVVKEILRLYPPYPLLVPRQTIGKCYIREHEIQPETLVFVNAWDPEHWKNPIEFWPERFLDSAIDYRGLDFEFIPFGAGRSGCPGILMGII; from the coding sequence ATGGCAGAAGATGATATTGAAAAGCTTCTCTACTTTAAAACAGTGGTCAAGGAGATCCTGAGATTGTATCCACCATATCCACTTCTAGTGCCAAGACAAACAATTGGGAAATGCTACATACGTGAACATGAGATTCAACCAGAAACGCTGGTATTCGTCAATGCATGGGATCCTGAACATTGGAAAAATCCAATTGAATTCTGGCCTGAGAGGTTCCTCGATAGTGCTATTGATTACAGGGGATTGGATTTTGAGTTCATCCCATTTGGTGCTGGAAGGAGCGGATGTCCTGGAATTTTAATGGGAATCATTTGA
- the LOC113727055 gene encoding G-type lectin S-receptor-like serine/threonine-protein kinase SD2-5, whose amino-acid sequence MVEEQRSQRYTIFLAILLLFSSSISPSAQNVNDNSIAYLPASWTHQDYDSMMTPILQRESDGPSYVCGFYCNSGDGDGGCLFGVLIAQGPLNTGGYLRSSELVWSANRNNLVQSNAKLQLKEDGDLVFANIDGTLIWSSNTRGKSVSGLNLTEMGNLVLFGPNNESIWQSFDHPTDSLLLGQKLAPGQKLTASVSASNWSEGRLSLAVGSDGLPAYIESDPPQRYYASGINSYPYYEFRNGRFNDFTIPPASVAQFMKFGPEGHLKVYQWGAVGEFVEVIDLLNPYVGDCGYPMVCGKYGVCSKGQCGCIETTNGQESYFSQIMFRQPDLGCSLITPISCDHSQDHTLLELNNTSYFASDSGSDTIRTVMEDCKSKCLSSCSCKAAVFYHDRYLWDTGDCRVINEVFSIINDENYIGDNTTLLVKVQNANKSRRKTIILASTSGAFFGVVCLIGSCLVLFRRIFNEADEIEGDFLNQVPGMPIRYSYENLKAMTEDFKKRLGEGGFGSVYEGALHNGTKIAVKCLDGFAQLKDSFLAEVQIIGSIHHANLIKLTGFCFENSHCLLVYEHMANGSLDRWIFGEMRSYSLAWRTRRKIISDIAKGLAYLHEDCSRRVIHFDIKPQNILFDENFNAKVADFGLSKLIDKDQSRVVTRMRGTPGYLAPEWLSSTVTEKVDVYSFGIVMLEILCGRKNFDSSKIEEDRHLLSIFKRKAEEERLEDMVDRKSGDMLIHVEEAVEMMRIAAWCLQGNFNNRPSMSLVVKALEGLVVAETNLDYDFTNSSTVRTEAAGDQGQVAVYVGSPILPSTLSGPR is encoded by the coding sequence ATGGTTGAAGAACAGAGATCACAACGTTATACCATTTTTCTTGCTATCCTGCTTCTATTTTCCTCATCAATATCTCCGAGCGCCCAAAACGTGAATGATAATTCAATTGCCTATCTTCCCGCTTCGTGGACCCATCAGGACTATGATTCCATGATGACACCCATCCTCCAGAGAGAAAGCGATGGACCAAGTTATGTGTGCGGCTTTTACTGTAACTCAGGAGATGGTGATGGTGGATGCCTCTTTGGAGTCCTCATTGCCCAAGGTCCGCTCAATACTGGCGGATATCTGCGGTCCTCAGAATTAGTCTGGTCTGCTAACAGGAATAATCTTGTTCAGAGTAATGCAAAGTTGCAACTAAAAGAAGATGGAGATCTGGTCTTCGCAAACATTGACGGCACCTTAATATGGTCCAGCAATACGCGAGGAAAGTCTGTTTCAGGCTTAAACTTGACAGAAATGGGAAACCTGGTGCTATTTGGCCCAAACAATGAATCCATTTGGCAGTCTTTTGATCATCCCACCGACTCACTACTGCTGGGACAAAAGCTGGCTCCCGGGCAGAAGCTGACAGCTAGTGTTTCCGCATCCAATTGGAGTGAAGGTCGGCTTTCTCTTGCTGTTGGCTCTGATGGCTTGCCAGCTTATATAGAGTCTGATCCACCTCAAAGATACTATGCGTCTGGCATCAATAGTTATCCCTATTATGAGTTCAGGAACGGAAGGTTCAATGACTTTACAATTCCTCCAGCATCAGTAGCTCAATTCATGAAGTTTGGGCCCGAGGGGCATTTAAAAGTATATCAGTGGGGAGCAGTGGGTGAATTTGTAGAGGTTATTGATCTTTTGAACCCATATGTTGGTGATTGTGGATACCCTATGGTGTGCGGCAAATATGGGGTCTGTTCAAAAGGGCAATGCGGTTGTATTGAAACAACCAATGGCCAGGAGAGCTATTTCAGCCAAATAATGTTCAGACAACCCGATCTTGGATGTTCACTAATCACTCCAATTTCTTGTGATCACTCCCAAGATCATACTCTTCTAGAGCTAAATAATACATCTTACTTTGCATCTGATTCAGGCTCAGACACCATAAGGACAGTAATGGAGGACTGCAAAAGTAAATGTCTAAGTAGCTGTTCATGCAAAGCAGCTGTGTTTTATCATGATAGATATCTATGGGATACAGGCGATTGCCGTGTGATAAACGAAGTTTTTTCTATTATTAACGATGAGAATTATATCGGAGATAATACAACTCTTCTCGTTAAGGTGCAAAATGCCAACAAGTCAAGGCGTAAAACAATTATACTGGCATCAACATCTGGGGCTTTCTTTGGTGTGGTATGTTTAATCGGCTCTTGCCTGGTCCTTTTCAGGAGGATATTCAACGAAGCAGATGAAATTGAGGGGGATTTTCTGAACCAGGTACCAGGAATGCCTATAAGATATTCTTATGAGAACTTGAAAGCAATGACAGAAGATTTCAAGAAAAGACTTGGGGAAGGAGGATTCGGTTCCGTTTATGAAGGGGCACTACATAATGGTACAAAGATAGCAGTCAAGTGTCTTGATGGTTTTGCTCAACTGAAGGACTCGTTTTTAGCGGAAGTGCAGATAATTGGTAGCATCCACCATGCTAACTTGATAAAACTTACTGGTTTTTGTTTTGAGAATTCTCACTGCCTTTTGGTTTACGAACATATGGCTAATGGTTCTTTGGATAGATGGATTTTTGGTGAAATGCGAAGCTATTCTCTTGCATGGAGGACTAGGAGAAAAATCATCTCAGACATTGCCAAGGGATTAGCTTATCTCCACGAAGATTGCAGTCGGAGAGTAATTCATTTTGACATCAAACCCCAAAACATCCTTTTTGATGAAAATTTCAATGCAAAAGTCGCTGATTTTGGGTTGTCAAAGCTGATTGACAAGGACCAAAGCAGAGTTGTTACAAGGATGAGAGGAACACCAGGTTATCTGGCTCCTGAATGGTTGAGCTCCACTGTCACAGAAAAAGTGGACGTCTATAGCTTTGGCATTGTGATGTTGGAAATCCTTTGTGGACGAAAGAACTTTGATTCCTCAAAGATTGAGGAAGACAGGCATTTGCTCAGTATTTTCAAGAGAAAAGCTGAAGAAGAAAGACTTGAGGACATGGTTGACAGGAAAAGTGGTGATATGCTGATCCACGTTGAGGAAGCTGTGGAGATGATGAGGATTGCTGCATGGTGTCTGCAGGGAAATTTCAACAACAGGCCTTCCATGTCTTTAGTAGTCAAGGCACTGGAAGGTTTGGTAGTAGCTGAAACCAATCTGGACTATGACTTCACGAATTCATCCACAGTTAGGACAGAGGCAGCTGGTGATCAAGGACAGGTAGCTGTTTATGTTGGTAGTCCAATATTGCCATCAACTTTATCCGGGCCAAGGTAG
- the LOC113727054 gene encoding uncharacterized protein: MELPVIDLAPYLETSTKLRSESDCTNLGPEMKSLCEEVSRTLRETGALLVKDPRCSAEDNDKFLDMMEKYFEKPEEFKRLQGRPHLHYQVGVTPEGVEVPRSLVDEEMQEKLRAMAKEFQPATPTGPDPKWRYMWRVGPRPPNTRFKELNSEPVIPEGFPEWKATMDSWGYKMISAIEAVAEMAAIGFGLQKDAFTSLMKQGPHLLAPTGSDLRRHGQEGTVFAGYHYDLNFLTIHGRSRFPGLNIWLRNGQKMGVKVPVGCLLIQTGKQIEWLTAGDCIAGMHEVVVNSRTTDAIKVAIKQNCSLWRVSSTLFAHIASDAVLKPLGHFADSPHGGIYPPICAGEFVEKELAVINLKGRKGEP, translated from the exons ATGGAGCTGCCGGTGATCGATTTGGCTCCATATTTGGAAACCTCGACGAAGTTGAGGTCCGAATCCGACTGCACGAATCTGGGTCCGGAAATGAAAAGCCTCTGCGAAGAAGTCAGTCGGACCCTAAGAGAAACCGGAGCTTTGCTGGTGAAAGACCCGAGATGCTCTGCAGAAGACAACGATAAATTCCTCGATATGATGGAAAAGTATTTCGAAAAACCTGAAGAATTCAAGCGCCTCCAAGGACGGCCTCACCTCCATTACCAA GTTGGGGTGACTCCAGAAGGAGTTGAAGTACCTCGTAGTCTAGTTGATGAGGAGATGCAAGAGAAGTTAAGGGCAATGGCTAAAGAGTTTCAACCAGCCACTCCTACTGGGCCAGACCCTAAGTGGCGTTACATGTGGAGGGTTGGTCCCCGGCCACCAAACACACGCTTTAAG GAGCTAAATTCGGAGCCTGTCATACCTGAAGGATTCCCTGAATGGAAAGCCACTATGGATTCATGGGGGTATAAAATGATATCCGCGATTGAG GCTGTGGCTGAAATGGCAGCAATTGGATTTGGCTTGCAGAAAGATGCTTTTACTTCTCTCATGAAGCAG GGACCACATCTACTTGCACCAACAGGAAGTGATCTTCGGCGTCATGGCCAAGAGGGCACTGTCTTTGCAGGATACCACTACGACCTCAACTTCCTTACAATTCATGGCAGAAGCAGATTCCCTGGTCTAAATATTTGGCTGAGAAATGGCCAAAAAATGGGAGTGAAGGTTCCTGTAGGATGCCTTCTCATTCAGACGGGAAAACAG ATAGAGTGGTTGACTGCAGGAGACTGTATAGCTGGCATGCATGAAGTTGTTGTAAATAGTAGGACAACTGATGCAATAAAAGTAGCTATAAAGCAAAATTGTAGCCTCTGGAGAGTTTCATCCACG CTATTTGCACATATCGCGTCAGATGCAGTGTTGAAACCTCTAGGCCACTTTGCTGACTCTCCTCATGGTGGCATTTATCCACCCATATGCGCTGGGGAATTTGTAGAAAAAGAACTTGCGGTAATCAACCTTAAAGGAAGGAAAGGAGAGCCTTGA